ACTCGACCGACGGCATGGGCGCCTACTACCTGACCCTGAACCGCAACAAGGAAAGCGTCTGTGTCGACCTGAAGTCGGACGCCGGCAAGGCCGTGTTCTTCGACCTGGTGCGCAAGGCGGACGTGGTGTACGACAACTTCAGCGTCGGCGTCACCGGACGGCTCGGCATCGACCATGCGGCGCTGTCGCAGATCAATCCGCGCATCATCACCTGCTCGGTCACCGGATTTGGCCAGACCGGTCCCGAAATCCACCGCCCGGCCTTCGACCAGGTGGTGCAGGCGATGGGCGGCGGCATGTCGATCACCGGCACCACCGACGGCGGCCCGGTGCGCAGCGGCATCCCGATCGGCGACCTGGGCGGCGGCATCTTCGGCACCATGGGCGTGCTGGCCGCGCTCGCCGAACGCGAACAGAGCGGACGTGGCCAGCACGTCGACGTGTCGATGCTCGATGCCCAGATCTCGATGCTCAACTATATGGCAACGATGCACCTGATGTCCGGCATCGTCCCGGGTGCGATCGGCAACGGCCATTTCGTGCACGTGCCTTACAACAGCTTTGCCACCAGCGACGGCCATGTGATCGTCGCCTGCATCGGCGACGCGTTTTACGGGCGCTTCGCCGAGACGATGGACCTGCCGGAGCTGCGCAAGCCCGAATACATGCAGCAACCGGTGCGCTTCGCGGCCAAGGCGCAGATCGAGGCCGTGATCGGCGCGGCCATGAAGACCGAATCGACCGCGTTCTGGCTCGACAAGCTGCGCGCTG
This window of the Massilia sp. WG5 genome carries:
- a CDS encoding CaiB/BaiF CoA-transferase family protein; protein product: MALEHITVLDLTHMLSGPYGTMLLADLGARTIKVEPPVSGEATRRLLEKDPDYSTDGMGAYYLTLNRNKESVCVDLKSDAGKAVFFDLVRKADVVYDNFSVGVTGRLGIDHAALSQINPRIITCSVTGFGQTGPEIHRPAFDQVVQAMGGGMSITGTTDGGPVRSGIPIGDLGGGIFGTMGVLAALAEREQSGRGQHVDVSMLDAQISMLNYMATMHLMSGIVPGAIGNGHFVHVPYNSFATSDGHVIVACIGDAFYGRFAETMDLPELRKPEYMQQPVRFAAKAQIEAVIGAAMKTESTAFWLDKLRAARIPCGPVNNFEHALNDVQVQARDMVVEVTLASGKKVRMPGNPVKLSAAAPAAFTRPPELGEHTQSVLSSLLGYSAAAIGELQRSGAIA